A window of Halobacillus naozhouensis genomic DNA:
ACCGTCTTCTCAACCACATGTTGAATATCATCTGTATTCGTAACGTCACATGGTAAAGCGAGAGACTCAACGCCGTGCTCCGTAAGCGCCTCACTCACTTCCTGACACGCCTCGAGCTTCCTCGAACAAACGACAACATTGGCTCCGGATTCGGCAAATCCCTCAGCGATCTGTTTTCCTAAACCTCGACCTCCTCCCGTTACAATGGCGGTCTTACCTTTCAGGTTAAATAGTTCTTGTACATGCATGAACGTTCCTCCCTTGCTATTGATATTTTTTCAGTTCTGCTCGGGCAATCGCTCGGCGGTGAACTTCATCCGGCCCGTCGGCTAAACGCAATGTGCGGATATTCGCCCATTTAGCGGCTAACGAGTAGTCATCGCTTACCCCCGCTGCCCCAAAGGCCTGAATGGCGCGGTCAATCACCTTTAAGGCCATGTTTGGCGCTACCACTTTGATCATCGCGATTTCCGCTTTGGCCTCTTTGTTGCCAACCGTATCCATCATGTAAGCGGCTTTTAACGTTAGTAATCTAGCTTGCTCAATATCGATGCGAGAATCAGCAATCCATTCCCTGATCACACCTTGATCAGCAAGCTTTTTGCCAAAAGTCTCCCGTTCATTGACCCGCTTGCAGAGATCCTCGAGCGCCCGCTCGGCGGCACCGATCGTTCGCATGCAATGATGAATGCGTCCCGGTCCGAGCCTTCCTTGTGCGATGGCGAACCCCTTTCCTTCGCCCCAAATCAGATTCGCAGCAGGAACTCGGACGTTGTCGTAGTCAATCTCAGCATGACCATGTGGAGCATGATCATACCCGAACACCGGAAGCGTTCTTTTAATCGTGACCCCAGGTGTATCCAGAGGAACGAGAATCATCGATTGCTGCTCATGTTTTGCGGCATCTGGATTGTTTTTGCCCATGACGATGGCAATCTTGCACCGCGGATCTCCCGCCCCGGATGACCACCATTTCGTTCCATTGACCACATACTCATCGCCGTCGCGAACAATACTCGTTTTAATGTTCGTCGCATCTGAAGAAGCCACATCAGGTTCTGTCATAGAAAAACAAGAACGGATTTCTCCATCCAGTAACGGAGCCAGCCACTTTTCCTTCTGCTCCTTTGTGCCATACCGTTCCAGCAGCTCCATATTGCCTGTATCAGGGGCTGCACAATTGAACACCTCAGGGGCAATGCTCGAACGTCCCATAATTTCACATAACGGAGCATATTCGATGTTCGATAACCCAGCCCCGGCTTCGCTGTCCGGTAAAAATAAATTCCACAAGCCTTGCTCCTTCGCCTTCTCTTTCAATTCTTCTATAATTGGCGGAACTTCAGAGAAACGTGCGTTCTCGTTTAGCTGCTCTTCATACACCGACTCATTCGGATAGACGTATTCTTCCATAAACGCATTTAGTCGTTCCTGCAACTGTTGAACTTTTTCCGAGTATTCAAATTGCATAGCGAACCTCCTTAAGATGGGCCAACCTATATGTAGCGCGTTTCTTTACGCTTTGCGAAAGGCTACATTGCCCTTAATGACTTCTTTGCCATCCTGATTAGTCGCCTTCACGTCAAAATTCAGTTTTTCTTCCTTGTTTTCGATTAAAACAGCATGTAACGTTACTTCATCGTTTAGAAAAACCATGCCTTTAAACCTGATCGTGTAATCCTCGATAAACCCTTCCTCATAATAGGGAGTGAAAAGTTTAGATAGATTCCCCATCGTCCACATGCCGTGGGCGATAATCCCTGGCAAACCAGCCTTCTCTGCTTCTTCATCAATTGTATGAATTGGATTATAATCCCCCGATGCCCCGGCATATTTAATCAAATCCAGACGCGAAACTGGGTCAAGCGTAACTGGCTGTAGCGACTCACCAACTGCTAGCTCCGTTAGCACACTCACACCTTCATCCCCTTTCGAACCGCCTCCGTAATGATGACGACCTGCTCTTCAGTAAAAATCAGCTGGCCATCAGAGTCTTCCCCATAGCGTTTAATTTGCAAAAATCCCATTTCACCACTTTTTCCATTTCGCTCATAGTAGTCATGTACTTCCTGATAACAGTGGATTTCCTCGCCTACGAGCAGCGGCCGTTCATAATGATAGAGTTGTTCACCGTGGATCAACCCTTTTTTCGGCAAATCCAAACCTTCGATGACTCCATAATCAAACACTCTTGGAAAAGTAGGCGGAGCAATGTTAGCGCGATAACGTGATTGCCGCCCAGTTTTCTCGCAAATGAAGATCGGATGGGCATCGTCAATTGCCTCCGCAAACTTCTTGACCGCCCCTCTTTCGACTATGTTCTTTACTTTTCCGGATCGTTTTCCAATACTATCCGTTAACATGTGACCACCTCGCTTTAGATTTGGATACACCCTTTAATCTTTTGGACCCCCAGCTACATACAGAACCTGACCATTCACAAAAGAAGACCTTTCATCCGCATAAAAAGCAACCGCATTCGCAATATCTTCAGGCTTACCGCTTCTTCCAGCAGGGATTTTGTCCACACTCGCTTTCACCAAATCTTCAAAGGAAATGCCAATGCGTGCAGCCGTCTCCTTCGTCATTTCCGTTTCAATAAACCCTGGAGCAACCGCATTGACAGTGATCCCAAATTTGCCTAATTCAATCGCAAGCGTTTTCGTAAACCCTTGCAGCCCAGCTTTAGCCGTGGCATAGTTAGCCTGACCGCGGTTGCCGAGAGCTGATGTTGAGGAAATATTAATGATTCTTCCATATTTATTTTCGACCATATACGTCTGAGCTGCCCGTGCAGCATTAAATGAGCCCTTCAAATGCACGTCCATCACAGTCTCCCAGTCCGAATCGGTCATCTTAAACAACATATTGTCACGAATAACCCCGGCATTATTAACGAGAATATCAATCGAGCCGAATCGCTCATGAGCCTCTGCCATAGCAGCTTTCACCTCGTCAAACTCTATCACATTGGCCACCTGCGTGAAGACCTCGACGCCCTTTCCTTCGAGTTCATGCTTCGTCTCACTAAGGGCTTCCTCGTTTACATCGATGATCGCTACCCTGGCGCCTTCATCGGCAAACCGCTCCACAATTCCTTTTCCAATCCCACGACTTCCACCTGTTACAAATGCTACCTGGTTATCAAATCTACCTGCCATCATTTATACCTCCCATATTTTCCTTGAAAAAGTTCCTTCTCTTATCCTATTTTTACATGTCCCCGTAATAGATTCCTAGAAATAATTAAACGCTGGATCTCATCTGTACCATCATAAATTCTCCACAACCGCGCCTCCCGGTACCAGCGCTCAATCGGCAGCTCTCTTGTATAGCCCATGCCACCGTGAATCTGCAACACACGATCTACAACCCGATTTCCCATATTAGAACCATATAACTTAGCCATTGAAGCCGCATGACGGTTGTCCTCACCCTGATCTAGTGTGAAGGCCGCATTAAGCACAAGCCATTTAGCCGCTTCAATTTCCACAGCTGAATCGGCAATTTGCCACTGAATCGCCTGCCTGGCCGCGATTGGTTTTCCAAACGTTTTGCGCTCATTCGCATAGTCAATCGCCATGTTTAACAGCCGCTCCGCTGAACCAACGGCACGCGCTCCAACAATCCACCTCGCGAAGCCAATCCACTCAAGACCGAGGTCATATCCACCATTCACTTCGCCTAAAATATTCTCCTCCGGAACCCTGACATTATCGAAAACTAACCCCGCCGGACCCCATTCACCCATCGTATCAATATACTCAGATTTCCAACCCATCGACCGATCCGCAATGAAGCAGGTTACCCCTTTACGACCTCCAGAAGACTGGTGCAGCTCCTTATCAGTGATCGCAATCACCATGACAAAATCAGCCTCGTTCCCGCCGGTTATAAAAGTTTTTTCACCATTTAACACCCACTCGTTGGCATCTTTGACAGCCGTCATGCGAATATTCCTTGTATCCGAACCCGCATCCGGTTCCGTCATGGCAAAACAAGACTTTTTCTCCCCATTGATGGTGGGGAGGAGGTATTTCTCCTTCTGCTCCTCATTTCCATAATAAAGGATGTTATCCGCCGAACCGCCAAACTGGAACGGTACGAATGTCCTCGCCACCTCCATTTGAACAATTGCCAGCATCATTTGGCCAAGATCAGCCCCACCGTATTCTTCCGGAGTATTGATTCCCCAGAACCCGGCTTCCTTCGCTTTCAGCTGCAGCTCTTGCATTTTTTCGGGCGAGAGACTCGGCTTGCCCTCCCGTTCATTGCGGAGCACCTTATTTTCTAAAGGCATTAACTCCTTTTCTACAAACTTCCTTATCGTTTCTTTCACCATTTGCTGTTCATCTGTTAACCGTAAATGCATATGAAAATCCCCATTCTCTTAAGTATTTTTTCATAAAAATGCAAGACTCAATATTACATACCGACTGGTTAGTACGTCATGATTCTATACTATTTTAAACTTTCAGAAAATACAACCCATAAATTCGTCTTATTATGTCGAGAAATGGAATCCAGTAAAAGATATAAGTTATTTCAAAGAATGAAAATCACGGCATGTGAGAGGGGTTTTCTCCAAGATCATTTCTCCTCTAAAACTGATTAATCGACATAGCGTTAACCTTCCATTTGTCATTTTCTTTTATTATTTCAACCCTAAGGTAGGAATCGATAGTACTAGTTACATCACTTACAGTAAATCTGTTGTTAAACGTGAAAAATAGAGACTGAGTGGTGCTTGTATGCATTCCATAATAAACAGTTAAATCGCTTATAGTCGACTTAACACCACCAGCGTATTTCCGTTTTGATTCCTGGAATGTTAAATCCTTCATAAGGTTATCGGTTACATACGTTTCCACTTCCTCTTTTACAGGATGACGAGTATACCCAAAATAAGAATGCACAAAACGTTCAGCTATAGAGACAGCTTTTTGCTGAGGGGTGGTCATAACAGGTATTTGATTATCTTCTTTTGATTTCAATTCTTGTTGAAGTGCGTTTACTTTTTCCTCAGCTTGTTTGCGTTCATCCCTTAAACCCAGGTTGTTGTGTACTACCACAAAAAGAAAAACTACTAATACTCCTATAGTAACCAGCTGTAAAATCCTCATAATATCCCCCTATTCTTAATGTAAATGAGCTCTATGCCCCCTTCTTTATCTCTAAGTAAGCACTGGGATCTTACTAGGGCATGGACATATTACCAGATATATACTCGATAAATTCATAAATTTATTACACTAATATAAAAAAAGAGTTACCAGTCATTACCGGTAACCCTTCTAGAATTTCTTATTCGTTATGCAATGGGTAACTCACAAGATTGGTAAAAATACGATAGCCGCCCGGAACCTGATTCTGAATTTGCCGATACCAGACAAGATTCGTATACAAGTAGGTTCCATCTCCGTAATCTGCCATCAATATTCCGCCCTCATAATGTTCTCCATTCGGATCAGCCATGCTGACAAACGTTTCAAATCTCTCATCCCATTCCATTGGATAGTACAAACCGCGTTCTTGAATCCAATTGGACCAATCCTTCTCTGTAATGGAGTTTGGATAATTAAATAGTGGGTGATTTGGTTTTTGCACAGCGACTTCAGCTGTTTCGTCTGTAACTCGCCACTGAATCGATGGCTGGCCAATCACAAGGTTGTATGGCGGTGTTTGTTCTGGATCCCAGTTATCCCATGGTTTATTGTACTGTACAACAAGGTGTCCGCCATCTTCCACATATTGAAGCAGTAGTTCATTATTCTTTCTCAAATCTTCACGTGATAGGTACGCCCTGACGCCGGTGACGATGGTGTCATATTGGGTTAAATCTCCAGATTGCAAATTTTCAACTCCGAGTTTAGTGACATCCATTCCAATGCCTTGCAAATGATTGGCTACTTTATCAAAGCCGCTGTCGATGTAGCCGACCTTTAGTTTGTCGGGCAGTTTCAAATCGAAAGCTACTCCTTCAATTTTAGCCGGCTGCAAGTAGTACGAGGTATTGATATGTTCATAATCAATTTTTTGTACGTGTGTACTTAACGACTTTCCATTCGCTTTTACTACGGGCTGAAGAGTAAATTTCCCTTTACTAACTTTTTCTCCAGGGGAAACTGTGAAGACGATTGTTTTTGTTTCGTTCTCTTCAATAAAAGTTACAGGCTTCGCTGCAGGATCTACCGACCAGCCATCAGGTACATCAAGTTCCACGGATGCCTTAAGCGATCCGGAAGTATTATTTTGAACTTCGGCTTCTATGGTCACTTTTTTCGGAATGTCTAGTGTATTCACTACTAAGCTGGTTGGATTCGTCTGTACGGAAACATCGGGTAAAATAGCCACTGTACTCTCGGTCTGGTAACTTTGTTTTACCTTGGTAGGACCAACCGAATAGGTTAGTTCTGACTGAATACTAGGATCATCATATGGTTTAAAGTATTCAGCGTTAGAAGGGACGTTGACAACAAATTCTATGGTTTTATTCTCCCCGGCTTTCAAATGGAAAGTTTCCAAAGTATGTTCAATCGTCCACCCTCTAGGAAGGCTTAAAGTCGCATGAACATTTCTGAGAAGGTATTTTCCATTATTTTTCATAGTAACGGTTACCTTCGTCTGCCCATCTTGAACGAGTGTTGCATCTTCAACCATTGTTTCAACTTCCAAACTGGAAGCGACTTTACTTACTTCAGTAAGCTGCTTCTCTTTCACGTCAAGGCGGAACAAGATGTCTTCTTTTTCCTTGGCTTTCAAACCGCTTTCTTCAATTTTTGATTGTAAACGTCTCACTTCTTTAAGCGCTACATGAGATTTTTTCAAAGCTTGAGAGCGATCTGGATATTGTTCGATCACTTTATCAAGTGTTTTCTGGAAGTGTGTCAGTTTAGCACTAACAGCCGGATGTCCATTCTTTAGGCGAGCACTGATTTCCTTGAAGTCGTAAGCTAAACCATCAAACATGCCTTCCTTACTTGGAATCTCCGTAACCGATTTGGCTAGTTTTAAATGCACCGTCTCAGGTTCAGCCGGGATGTCTTCCCCCATTCCCTGACTCTTGTGAAGATAACGCGATTTCTCACCCAACTGCGGGTAGGTCATGCCATAAATAGGATCCTTTTTTCCAATTTCGAGTGAGGTTGTTGCCTTTTCTGAGTTGGCAGGAAGATACAGTTTCTTCACTTGCCATGTAGACAGCCCTTCTTCAAGCTGTTCTGGAAAAACAGTGGGGTCGGCTGCGTCCTCAAATGCTTTTACTGTTAATAGGTTAATCGCCCTGTGATGGCCATGCTGCGATTCAACATTTAAAAACGACGGGAATAAGATATCAGGCTTATAGGTTCGAATTCTACGGATAAATCGTTCGTAAGTAAGTTCTTCTCCCCATTTTTCTAGCGTCTCTTCAGGACTCTTGGAAAAACCAAAATCGTAAATAGGATCATTGGTCGTTTGGCTCAAATGAAACACCTCGACACCTGTAACCTTTGAGGCTTCCTTCATTTCGTTTGAGCGGATGATTCCCAATGCATTGCCAAGCTCTTTACCGATCTCATTTTGTCCGCCTTCTCCGCGATTGGCAATCAAGCTGGCTGTTCGGATTCCAAGTCCTCTCGACAAATAAGCAAGCAAGTGACTGCGCTCATCGTCAGGGTGCGCTCCCGTATTCAAGAAACTGAGTGTCGTATCTAACGGCTTCAGTGTATTCCAGAGCTCAACATCCGGTTTCGCTTTCTCTTCCCCATATGATGATATTCGAGCAGCCAATGGAACAAGCAACATCACGATCAGAAATAATAACGAAAACTTTTTCATCCCATTCCCCTTTCTAAGTTGACACGTTCAATAGATTTCGAGAAGATGAGGAAACTTAAATCAGAATCACCCCCTAAGCGGGTTTAGGCAGTATAATCATTTCCTTCTCGTAATCATTTCCCTCACAACATCGGGATTTGGCCCGCCCGTCACCTTTCTTCTTTCTACAAAACAAACGGGGTCAATAATCGCTTCCCAATCTTCTTTCTTAAGTTCCACATCACCTATCCACTCATTAATTTGGGATAACGATACTTCGTATAATTCCTTTTTCAAGTGCATAGCTTTTTTGGCGATCATACTAGCTTTTTGATGCGCTGTTCTAAATGCAATCCCATAGTCACGAGCGAGCACATCTGCCAGTTCTGTAATCGTAATCAGATTTTCACGGGCTTGCTTCCGGGCCCTTTCCTTGTCAAACTCCATCGTTAAAATGACAGCATGCATAAGACGTAACACGCGTGAACCCTTCCTGTATCCATTATAAATATGCGGCTGCAAGTCATCCTCCGTATCATTAATATCTCCGTAAGGTGTATTGTGAACCATATGAACCACCGCCATCCCTTCAGCCGCTGCACTGCTAGCTAACGCCCGAGAATGTTCAACCGAAACAGGATTTCGTTTTTGCGGCATGATGCTG
This region includes:
- a CDS encoding acyl-CoA dehydrogenase, with amino-acid sequence MQFEYSEKVQQLQERLNAFMEEYVYPNESVYEEQLNENARFSEVPPIIEELKEKAKEQGLWNLFLPDSEAGAGLSNIEYAPLCEIMGRSSIAPEVFNCAAPDTGNMELLERYGTKEQKEKWLAPLLDGEIRSCFSMTEPDVASSDATNIKTSIVRDGDEYVVNGTKWWSSGAGDPRCKIAIVMGKNNPDAAKHEQQSMILVPLDTPGVTIKRTLPVFGYDHAPHGHAEIDYDNVRVPAANLIWGEGKGFAIAQGRLGPGRIHHCMRTIGAAERALEDLCKRVNERETFGKKLADQGVIREWIADSRIDIEQARLLTLKAAYMMDTVGNKEAKAEIAMIKVVAPNMALKVIDRAIQAFGAAGVSDDYSLAAKWANIRTLRLADGPDEVHRRAIARAELKKYQ
- a CDS encoding MaoC/PaaZ C-terminal domain-containing protein, with the protein product MSVLTELAVGESLQPVTLDPVSRLDLIKYAGASGDYNPIHTIDEEAEKAGLPGIIAHGMWTMGNLSKLFTPYYEEGFIEDYTIRFKGMVFLNDEVTLHAVLIENKEEKLNFDVKATNQDGKEVIKGNVAFRKA
- a CDS encoding MaoC family dehydratase N-terminal domain-containing protein, with the translated sequence MLTDSIGKRSGKVKNIVERGAVKKFAEAIDDAHPIFICEKTGRQSRYRANIAPPTFPRVFDYGVIEGLDLPKKGLIHGEQLYHYERPLLVGEEIHCYQEVHDYYERNGKSGEMGFLQIKRYGEDSDGQLIFTEEQVVIITEAVRKGMKV
- the fabG gene encoding 3-oxoacyl-ACP reductase FabG — its product is MAGRFDNQVAFVTGGSRGIGKGIVERFADEGARVAIIDVNEEALSETKHELEGKGVEVFTQVANVIEFDEVKAAMAEAHERFGSIDILVNNAGVIRDNMLFKMTDSDWETVMDVHLKGSFNAARAAQTYMVENKYGRIINISSTSALGNRGQANYATAKAGLQGFTKTLAIELGKFGITVNAVAPGFIETEMTKETAARIGISFEDLVKASVDKIPAGRSGKPEDIANAVAFYADERSSFVNGQVLYVAGGPKD
- a CDS encoding acyl-CoA dehydrogenase family protein, with amino-acid sequence MHLRLTDEQQMVKETIRKFVEKELMPLENKVLRNEREGKPSLSPEKMQELQLKAKEAGFWGINTPEEYGGADLGQMMLAIVQMEVARTFVPFQFGGSADNILYYGNEEQKEKYLLPTINGEKKSCFAMTEPDAGSDTRNIRMTAVKDANEWVLNGEKTFITGGNEADFVMVIAITDKELHQSSGGRKGVTCFIADRSMGWKSEYIDTMGEWGPAGLVFDNVRVPEENILGEVNGGYDLGLEWIGFARWIVGARAVGSAERLLNMAIDYANERKTFGKPIAARQAIQWQIADSAVEIEAAKWLVLNAAFTLDQGEDNRHAASMAKLYGSNMGNRVVDRVLQIHGGMGYTRELPIERWYREARLWRIYDGTDEIQRLIISRNLLRGHVKIG
- a CDS encoding PIG-L family deacetylase — its product is MKKFSLLFLIVMLLVPLAARISSYGEEKAKPDVELWNTLKPLDTTLSFLNTGAHPDDERSHLLAYLSRGLGIRTASLIANRGEGGQNEIGKELGNALGIIRSNEMKEASKVTGVEVFHLSQTTNDPIYDFGFSKSPEETLEKWGEELTYERFIRRIRTYKPDILFPSFLNVESQHGHHRAINLLTVKAFEDAADPTVFPEQLEEGLSTWQVKKLYLPANSEKATTSLEIGKKDPIYGMTYPQLGEKSRYLHKSQGMGEDIPAEPETVHLKLAKSVTEIPSKEGMFDGLAYDFKEISARLKNGHPAVSAKLTHFQKTLDKVIEQYPDRSQALKKSHVALKEVRRLQSKIEESGLKAKEKEDILFRLDVKEKQLTEVSKVASSLEVETMVEDATLVQDGQTKVTVTMKNNGKYLLRNVHATLSLPRGWTIEHTLETFHLKAGENKTIEFVVNVPSNAEYFKPYDDPSIQSELTYSVGPTKVKQSYQTESTVAILPDVSVQTNPTSLVVNTLDIPKKVTIEAEVQNNTSGSLKASVELDVPDGWSVDPAAKPVTFIEENETKTIVFTVSPGEKVSKGKFTLQPVVKANGKSLSTHVQKIDYEHINTSYYLQPAKIEGVAFDLKLPDKLKVGYIDSGFDKVANHLQGIGMDVTKLGVENLQSGDLTQYDTIVTGVRAYLSREDLRKNNELLLQYVEDGGHLVVQYNKPWDNWDPEQTPPYNLVIGQPSIQWRVTDETAEVAVQKPNHPLFNYPNSITEKDWSNWIQERGLYYPMEWDERFETFVSMADPNGEHYEGGILMADYGDGTYLYTNLVWYRQIQNQVPGGYRIFTNLVSYPLHNE